One genomic segment of Heliomicrobium undosum includes these proteins:
- the rpsP gene encoding 30S ribosomal protein S16, which translates to MATRIRLKRLGMKKAPFYRVVVADSRSPRDGRFIEEIGYYNPTKEPAILQIDEEKAIKWLSSGAQPSDTVKALLNKAGILDKMAEKKAQA; encoded by the coding sequence TTGGCAACTCGTATTCGTCTCAAACGCCTGGGTATGAAAAAAGCTCCCTTCTACCGGGTCGTTGTCGCCGATTCCCGTTCTCCCCGGGATGGGCGTTTTATTGAAGAGATTGGTTACTACAACCCCACCAAAGAACCGGCCATCCTGCAGATCGACGAGGAAAAAGCGATCAAATGGCTGTCCAGCGGGGCGCAACCTTCGGATACCGTCAAGGCCTTGTTGAACAAGGCTGGGATCCTGGACAAAATGGCGGAGAAAAAAGCGCAAGCTTAA
- a CDS encoding KH domain-containing protein has protein sequence MKELVEVLAKALVDRPEAVQVTQTETEKQVVIELRVAPEDMGKVIGKQGKIAKAIRTMVKAAAARDGRRVLVEIL, from the coding sequence GTGAAAGAGTTGGTAGAGGTTCTGGCCAAAGCCTTGGTCGATCGACCGGAGGCCGTGCAGGTGACCCAGACGGAGACGGAGAAGCAGGTTGTCATCGAGCTTCGCGTCGCTCCCGAAGACATGGGCAAGGTCATTGGCAAACAGGGCAAGATTGCCAAGGCGATCCGCACGATGGTCAAAGCGGCCGCCGCCAGGGATGGCCGGCGCGTCCTGGTTGAAATCCTTTGA
- the rimM gene encoding ribosome maturation factor RimM (Essential for efficient processing of 16S rRNA), translating into MSKRVRVGQIVNTQGVRGQVRLWPLTEKPSRFNEIKRVFVETPPQGAPEVLTLTGAQPMKKLVIVSFQEISDMTQAERLKGCYLTIPVEEVPAPEADSYYHFQLEGLAVFTEAGERLGQIEEILETGSNDVYVVRQSSPPGEVLVPALKSVVLKVDLAAGSMTVRLPDGLR; encoded by the coding sequence ATGTCGAAGCGTGTCCGGGTAGGGCAGATCGTCAACACACAGGGGGTGCGCGGGCAGGTCCGCCTGTGGCCGTTGACGGAAAAGCCGTCGCGGTTTAATGAAATAAAACGGGTGTTTGTGGAGACGCCGCCCCAGGGAGCGCCGGAGGTATTGACGCTCACCGGCGCTCAACCCATGAAAAAACTGGTGATCGTCAGCTTTCAGGAGATCAGCGATATGACCCAGGCGGAGCGGCTCAAGGGCTGCTACCTGACCATTCCCGTTGAGGAAGTGCCGGCGCCGGAAGCGGATAGCTACTACCATTTTCAATTGGAAGGGCTTGCCGTCTTCACGGAAGCAGGGGAGAGGCTGGGTCAGATCGAGGAGATCCTGGAGACGGGAAGCAACGATGTCTACGTGGTGCGGCAATCGTCGCCTCCTGGAGAGGTACTCGTCCCGGCCCTTAAGTCGGTGGTCCTGAAGGTCGATCTGGCTGCGGGGTCGATGACCGTGCGACTTCCGGATGGGCTGCGCTGA
- the trmD gene encoding tRNA (guanosine(37)-N1)-methyltransferase TrmD — protein sequence MKIDVLTIFPEMFTGPMDASIIGRAREKGILSVNTHDVRAYTTNKHRRVDDTPFGGGAGMVMNAQPFFDALAALCGPQEQRDPLRSRVALLTPQGAVFNQAKARELSGLQQLVLICGRYEGIDDRVRQAWVDEEISIGDYVLTGGELPAMVVIDAVARLLPGTLGDETSAEEESFSDGLLEYPQYTKPALFRGMEAPPELLSGHHEAIRRWRRKEAFKRTYQKRPELLIGRPFPFDDRVLLAEALCELGLDAEIPEKPKKKRAKGREPRT from the coding sequence ATGAAGATTGACGTGTTGACGATTTTTCCGGAGATGTTCACGGGCCCGATGGATGCCAGCATCATCGGGCGGGCGAGGGAGAAGGGGATCCTGTCGGTCAACACCCACGATGTGCGGGCCTATACGACGAACAAACACCGGCGCGTCGATGACACCCCTTTCGGCGGCGGCGCCGGCATGGTGATGAACGCCCAGCCCTTTTTCGACGCCCTAGCGGCGCTCTGTGGTCCCCAGGAACAGCGAGATCCCTTGCGGTCACGGGTGGCGCTGCTGACGCCCCAGGGCGCTGTCTTCAACCAGGCCAAGGCGCGTGAACTCTCGGGCTTGCAGCAATTGGTGCTGATCTGCGGCCGCTATGAAGGCATCGATGACCGGGTGCGCCAGGCCTGGGTCGATGAGGAGATCTCCATCGGCGATTATGTGCTCACCGGCGGCGAACTGCCGGCGATGGTGGTCATCGACGCCGTGGCCCGCCTGCTGCCGGGCACCCTGGGCGACGAGACCTCCGCTGAGGAGGAGTCTTTCAGCGACGGTCTGCTCGAATACCCCCAGTACACAAAACCGGCGCTCTTTCGCGGGATGGAGGCGCCGCCGGAACTGCTGAGCGGCCACCATGAGGCGATCCGGCGCTGGCGGCGCAAGGAGGCTTTCAAACGGACCTACCAGAAACGCCCGGAACTGCTCATCGGCCGGCCGTTCCCTTTTGATGACCGGGTGCTGTTGGCAGAGGCGCTGTGCGAACTGGGCCTCGACGCTGAAATCCCGGAGAAGCCAAAGAAGAAACGCGCCAAGGGAAGGGAGCCGCGCACGTGA
- a CDS encoding RNA methyltransferase, whose amino-acid sequence MNLQDVRLYIGLVHHPVYNKRMQVIATSVTNLDLHDISRSATTYDVAGYFVIHPHQAQQRLVGEILRYWMEGYGAEYNPDRKEALERLKVTATLEEAMAAIEEKEGRQPKIITTDARIYDNSVGYRQMREKFVTEDGPWLLLFGTGFGMEREMMMQADYILYPVWGRGPYNHLSVRAAAAIILDRLLGEPWFEGDFSVPCSATESSE is encoded by the coding sequence GTGAACCTGCAGGATGTTCGCCTCTATATCGGTCTTGTCCACCACCCCGTCTATAACAAACGGATGCAGGTCATCGCCACATCGGTGACCAACCTGGATCTCCACGATATCTCCCGCAGCGCGACCACCTATGATGTGGCTGGCTACTTCGTTATCCATCCCCATCAGGCACAGCAACGCCTGGTCGGCGAGATCCTGCGCTATTGGATGGAAGGTTATGGCGCCGAATACAACCCAGACCGCAAGGAGGCCCTTGAACGGCTGAAGGTGACGGCTACGCTGGAAGAGGCGATGGCAGCCATCGAGGAAAAAGAGGGGCGGCAGCCGAAGATCATCACGACTGACGCCCGGATCTATGATAATTCAGTCGGTTACCGGCAGATGCGGGAAAAGTTTGTCACCGAGGACGGTCCCTGGCTCTTGCTCTTCGGAACCGGCTTCGGCATGGAGCGGGAGATGATGATGCAGGCTGATTACATTCTCTATCCGGTCTGGGGACGGGGGCCTTACAACCATCTCTCGGTGCGGGCGGCGGCGGCGATCATCCTGGATCGGTTGCTGGGGGAGCCGTGGTTTGAGGGCGACTTTAGCGTGCCATGTAGCGCTACCGAGTCGTCAGAGTAA
- the rplS gene encoding 50S ribosomal protein L19 produces MQDIIRQIEAEQLRKDIPDFKPGDTLKVHVKVVEGNRERIQLFEGIVIKRRGGGLSETFTVRRVSYGVAVERTFLIHSPRLDKIEVVRRGRVRRAKLYYLRGLSGKAARIRDKR; encoded by the coding sequence ATGCAAGATATTATTCGCCAGATCGAAGCGGAGCAACTGCGTAAAGATATCCCTGATTTCAAACCGGGCGACACCCTCAAGGTGCACGTCAAGGTTGTGGAAGGAAACCGGGAACGGATCCAGTTGTTTGAAGGGATCGTCATCAAGCGCCGCGGCGGTGGTCTCAGCGAGACCTTCACCGTTCGTCGCGTCTCTTACGGCGTCGCCGTAGAGCGGACGTTCCTCATCCACTCCCCGCGGCTCGACAAGATTGAAGTAGTTCGCCGCGGACGCGTGCGCCGGGCCAAGTTGTACTACCTGCGCGGCCTCTCCGGCAAAGCGGCTCGGATTCGAGACAAACGGTAG
- the lepB gene encoding signal peptidase I codes for MEEIQQPEESALQRQAKPPKSAVREIAEAVLVAVALAFLIRFFLFQPFYIPSGSMEPTLMPLDRIIVSKVNYWFSEPAHGNIIVFRFPEDPSRDFVKRVIAVGGQTVKIRNSQLFVDDRPIPEPYLPPALRMGDYGPFTVPEGKFFVMGDNRNHSDDSRRWGVVPRENVIGQAVFLYWPFDRIRTLGGT; via the coding sequence GTGGAAGAGATTCAGCAACCGGAGGAGTCTGCGCTGCAAAGGCAAGCGAAGCCGCCCAAGTCGGCAGTCCGAGAAATCGCCGAGGCCGTACTGGTGGCTGTCGCATTGGCCTTTCTTATCCGCTTTTTCCTCTTTCAACCCTTTTATATTCCCTCCGGTTCGATGGAGCCGACTTTAATGCCATTGGACCGCATCATCGTCAGCAAGGTCAACTATTGGTTTTCTGAGCCGGCTCATGGCAATATCATTGTTTTTCGGTTCCCTGAGGATCCGAGCCGCGACTTCGTCAAGCGGGTCATCGCTGTCGGCGGACAAACAGTAAAAATTCGCAACAGCCAGTTGTTCGTCGATGACCGGCCGATCCCGGAACCGTATCTGCCGCCGGCGCTGCGCATGGGTGACTACGGTCCCTTCACCGTGCCGGAAGGAAAGTTCTTTGTCATGGGCGACAACCGGAACCACTCTGACGACAGCCGGAGATGGGGGGTCGTGCCGAGGGAAAATGTGATTGGTCAGGCGGTTTTTCTCTATTGGCCCTTTGACCGTATCCGAACCTTGGGAGGAACCTGA